The sequence GCTTTCAGGGTGGAAATTATTCTGGCAGCCATGCTGATTCCCCTCGGATTGTTTCTTGGTGATAGCGGAACTGAAAGAGCGCTGCTTATTGGTAGTGTCTTTCTTGTTTTGATTGTTGAAGTCATGAATTCTGCAATTGAAAGCGTGGTGGACAGGTTCGGTGGTGAACAGCATGATCTTTCAGGCCGTGCCAAGGATCAGGGGTCTGCTGCTGTTTTTCTGTCGCTTATGCTGGTGGTGTTGGTATGGGCACTCCTGCTGCTATTTTAGTGTATAAGAAAGTTTTTTGTGTCCTTACGATAGTAAAAAACCAGAAATCCAATAGAGTCCCATTCCAATGAGGACAGTTCCTCCAAGACTTTTTGTTTTCACGGCAAAAAGAAGGGTGGGAATGGCCACTAGAAATTCGGGTTTTCCGATCTCCAGAGAACGGGATGCCTGATCAGTGAAGAGAATTGGGGCAAGCAGGGAACAGAGGATTGCAACGGGGATCAGGCTTAGCCATTCAACCAGCCATTTCGGCAGATCTCTCCGGGCCAGAAAAAAAAGCGGTAACCAGCGGGGAAGATAGGTGACAAGACCCATCCCGGCAAACAGGAAAAGATAGTCGGGAAAACTCATGTGTGTTTCTCTCTATACTGTTTGAAAAAATATCCAAATGTTGCAGCAGTGATGGAGCCTCCTATTATGTAGCTGTCACCGGGAATAAGCAGATACCACGCCACACTGATGCCAAGAGCCGCTATTCCGGTGAGTACGTAGACAATATTGTGAAGTTGGAAGAGTAAAAGAGCCAGAAACATTGCCGTGAGCGCGTAATCCGTGCCAAAAGCTCCCCTGGGAATGAATTGACCAAGTACTGCTCCGCAGACAGTAGAGATGATCCAGGTCGTATTTGCAAGTTGATTTACGGTAATGGCGCGCTTGTGATCCCAGTTTCCCGTGCGGAAATGGGTCATATTTACAGCGAAACTTTCATCGGTGATACCGTAGGCAAAAGCGCTTAAAAACAGTCGGCGAATCCCGTTCAAGTGTACTGCCACTGCAGAGCTCATAAGGAAATGGCGCAGGTTGACAACGAAGGTTGTAAAGATAATGGACCAGGTCGAGGCACCTGCTGCAAGCATTGCGACGCAGATGAACTGGGCAGATCCTGCAAAGACAAGTATGGACATCATGGCCACTGCCCAGAAAGGGATAGCTGCCTGAGTGGCCAGTACTCCGAGGGCCAGGCCGATGGGTATGTATCCAAAGCATATGGGCCAGGATGCTGTGGCTCCATCCCAAAACCAGGATTCATTTTTGGTGGTGACGTGGGTGTGTTCGGTCATCTGTTACCTCGCGCTTCCTTCAGCCCTAATCTTCATGCTAAACACGTGTAGAGTGTTAGTCGTTCCATATTTTATGGGTTGCCAAAGAGGTGTTTTCATGGCTATAGTAGCAGCTTTTTGGTATTCTGAAAATTTTTTATGTGTTTTTTTTAAACGAGTTTCGTAAAGGTGTTTTCACTCCTCAAGGAAGCACCATATTGAGTGCCGGAGTATTTACCGCATACCAGTGTTAAAAGAATCTACGCGTGTTGTTTTTGAAAAAATATTTCCCAGAAGACTGGGGATTGATGGAGAAAAATTATGTTTGCAGCTTCTGATTTACGTAAAGGGCTTAAAATTCAAATTGATGGTCAGCCATATATTATCACCAATTTTGAATTCTCTAAACCAGGTAAGGGCCAGGCCCTGTATCGTTGCAAAATGCGCAACATGATAACAGGGAATCAATTCACCCAGACCTATCGCTCCAATGAGAAATTTGAAAAACCGGCTCTTGAAGAGCGTAACATGGAGTATCTGTATAATCAGGGTGATGAGTTTCACTTTATGGATACCGAGAATTACGAGCAGACATTTATTACCAGAGAGCAGCTTGGTGAGAATGTTAATTTTCTGCAGGACAACATGAAGCTGGATGTTTTGTTTTTTGACAATAAACCAATTGGTGTCACACTTCCTATTTTTGTTAACCTTATGGTTACAGTGGCAGAACCCTGGGCAAAGGGTGATACTTCTGGAAATGATACCAAACCTGTGACTGTGGAGACCGGTTATAGCCTTCAGGTTCCGCCGTTTGTTGTTGAAGGTGACAAAATTCAGATTGACACCCGAACCGGGGCATATGTGACCCGAGTAAAAGAGTAATATTCAGTGCTTGATCAACAGAGGCTGCAACTTCGTGCAGCCTTTTTTCAGGCAATTCGCATTTTTTTTCAGGATCTGGGGTTTCTTGAAGTTGATACTCCTGTTCGCCAGCCACTTGTTATCCCGGAACAGAACATAGCTCATGTTCCTTCGGGAACGCATTTTCTGCAATCCTCCCCGGAATTATATATGAAGCGTTTGCTCGCTTCCGGTTGCGAACGGATCTTTCAGATTTGCCGTTGTTTCAGATATGGCGAACATGGCAGGCTGCATCTGGAAGAGTTTGTGATGCTGGAGTGGTATCGACTGGACGCAGATTACAATGATTTGATGTTGGATTGTGAGCAGTTGTTCCAGTTTTTAGGGACAGAGGTGGCGGGTTGCCATTTCCCTGTTTCTCTCGCTGGACAATGGGACCGTATCACGGTGGAGCAGGCATTCCAAAACTATTGCCCGGTTTCAGTAAATCAGGCGTTACAGGAGGATCGTTTTGATCTCCTGTTGGTGGAACATATTGAGCCCCATTTAGGGGGCAATATTCCCACCTTCCTTTATGATTATCCTCTTGAGCTAGCATCTCTTGCACGTCCTAAAGCAAGTCAGCCTGAAGTGGCTGAACGGTTTGAGCTGTACATGAGCGGAATCGAGTTGGCCAACGGCTTCTCCGAACTTACGGATTCTGTGCAGCAAAGAAGTCGTTTTGAAGAAGAATTTAACAAAATGGGTCTCCGTGACAGAGCACAGAGGAAAATGCCGGAATTCTTTCTGCGAGACCTGGAAAAGATAGATAGGGCAGCAGGGATTGCCATGGGGCTTGACAGACTATTTATGCTTCTTGCTGGTCAGGACAGTCTTGCTACTGCGGTTACATTCTCGCCGGATGAGCTTGATATGTAAGATGATTGTTGAATAGAATCCCTTTGACGTTGCACGGTTGATTGTGATAAAATTTCTCAAGTGAAGGATCGGTCTGTCAGGCCGAACCTGTTTTGTCTTTTTCATAGGGAAAAGGACTTACTTTACATTTGGAGATGAACCATGAACACAAAGGAACTGAAAAAGATCCTTGCTGGAATCGGTGTCGTTGGCCTGTTGGCTGGTGGCGGCATCGCTGTTCCGGGGAGTGCCGGGGCAAGCGGTTGAGGTGGCACCAAGCCCAGTGCAGTTGGCACTGAAGAAAAACCTGCCCCAGGCAGTGGTTGAGGCGGAACTAAAGACGGCGCAGTTAGCGTCGAAGAACATGTGGAAAATGCGGGAGAAGCTGCAGAAGCTGTAGAGGGTGCCGTAGAAGAGGTAACACCCGAACCAGCAGGTAGTGGCTGAGGCGCAAGTAAACCCGACGCAGGTAGCGTCGAAGGTGTCAAGGAGTAGGTACTCCCAAAAGAGCGACTGAAGTGCTTGGTATTTAGGTTTGGTCGCACCTGTTGATATAAAAAAAGCCGATCATGATAGTTTTCATGGTCGGCTTTTTTGTTGTTTCCGGGAAACTCAGACGGATTGAGCTATTTTCGGCGCTTTACTGAGTGCTTATGTGGTCGTTGCTTTTTGTGGCCGCTATTTTTTGGGGAAGAATTTTTGGGAAGGAGGTGCTGCTCCAGGATCCGCCGTTGTTTCATGCGTTCAGATTGCCCACGGGCAACAAAAATAGGTTTTTCTGTGTCACGATGAAGACCGGTTACATACATGGCTGTAGCCAGTGTCCCCGGAGTTGGGGTGAAGTCTTGAAATTGTCTCAGTTCCAGGCCAAGCTTTTGCAGCGTTTTGGCCATATTTGCAGTGTGCGATTCTTTGCATCCCGGATGGGCCGAAATAATGTAGGGGCTGAAGTGGGCCTCTTTGTTAAGCTCACGGCTAAGAGTACGACCAAGTTCCAGGAATCTCACTAACTGTTCGCTGGATTCTTTGTGCATGATATCGAGAACTTCCTGCTCTGTGTGTTCCGGGGCGATTTTTAAAATACCCGGGGTGTGGGTACGGATGATCTCTTTAAACAGTTTTGGAGTCAGACAGAGGAGTTCCAGGCGTAGACCAGATGAAATAAAGACATTGCGAATCTCTGGCAGGGCTGCCACCTCTCGTAATACAGCAAGGAAGGCTTTTTCGTTCACCTCAAGATTTTTACAGACCTTTGGGTAGAGGCAGTCGTGCTTCTTACAGGAGCCGATTCGACAGGAAACGCCATAGAGGTTTGCGGTGGGGCCGCCTATGTCAGTGATGGTTCCTGCGAAATTTTTCATATTGCTGACAGCTTTAGCCTCACGAAGAAGAGACTCTTTGCTGCGACTGCTTATGGCAGGTCCCTGATGACGCGTGATAGCACAAAAAGAGCAGTTTCCGGAACATCCTCGAACTGCTGTGAGCGAGTGCTGGATCATTCTCGCTGCAGGAACATTCGGAAAGGCGGGGTGTTCACAGCGTGTATAAGGTAGCTCGTAAAGCTTATCCAGTTCCGGGGTGCTCAGTTGTGGCGGTTGTGGTTGCTGGATAATCCATGAGCTCTGCTGCCTTTGGATTAATTGTATGTCCCCATAGCTTCTTGCCTGGGCATCTATCGTTTTTTCAGCTCTGAGAAACAGGGCGTCATTTTGCTGAATCTCCTGCCAGGAAGGAAGGAAAATTCTCGACTTCTCGTCATGTTGGCGCTGCTGAAACACTTGGTCGCTGAGTCGTTCACAGGTTCCTGCAATAGATGAGAGATCAAGCCCCTTGTCCAGTCGCCTTGCAATCTCAAGAACTGCCTGTTCTCCCATGCCATAGACAAGCAAATCCGCCTTTGCATCACTGAGGAGCGATCCGCGGAGTTTCTTCTGTTTATAGTCGTAATGAATAAAACGACGCAGAGATGCTTCCACCCCACCAAGTATTACAGGAACATCTTTGTAGGCAGAACGGGCAAGATTGCTATACAGCATGGAGGCTCGATCCGGCCGTCGTCGTGAGGTCTTTTCTCTCTTTTTGTCAAACCAGGGATTGCCATCCGGGGAATAAGAATCTTTTTCCCGTACTTTGCCATTACCGGTGTAGTTGGCTACAACGGAATCGAGATTTCCCCCGGTAATACCAAAGAAAAGACGTGGTCTTCCAAACATTTTAAAATCGGTGTTGTCACTATATCGTGGCTGGGCAAGAATGGCCACGCGGTACCCCTTACTTTCCAGAAGTCTGCCAATGAGCGCAACTCCGAAAGAAGGATGGTCCACATACGCGTCTCCTGTGACGAGAACGATATCAAGTTCATGCCAGCCACGTGCGTCACATTCTTTTTTTGTGGCTGGTAAGGGTGAAATTGGGTCAGCTGGTTTCATAGTTGCTCCTATCTTAACTGTGCAAATAGCTTTGTGCAAACAGGATTATGATCCTTGCCTTGTTTCCTTGATCGGAACCCGTTAAACTGGTTCACATTAAAATTATTTTACCTACGAGGTGGCCATGAATATAGAGACATATCTGGAAGTTTTGAGAAAAGAGGTGGCAAACTACCAGGTACCGGTTGTGGATTTGATTGCGGTACAGACTAAAGATCCTTTCAAAGTACTGGTTGCGACAATTCTTTCAGCAAGAACCAAGGACGAGGTGACTGCTGAGGCGTCTGAGCGACTTTTTAAGCAGGGAGGGACCGTTGAGGATCTGGCAAAAATTGATGTAGCAACTCTTGAAAAGATTATTTTTCCGGTGGGTTTTTATAAAAATAAGGCAAAGTATCTTGCTGCCCTGCCAGATAAGCTGGCGGCTGATTTTGGCTCAAAGGTACCGAATACCATGGAGGGATTGTTAACCCTACCCGGGGTGGGCAGAAAAACTGCCAATCTTGTGCTTGCCCAGGCTTTCGGAATTCCAGCAATCTGCGTGGATACTCATGTACACAGAATTATGAATATATGGGGATATGTTGAGACTAAAACGCCCGAGCAGACCGAAATGGCCCTCCGTAAAAAACTACCTGAAAAATACTGGATACTGGTAAACTCCCTACTGGTAGCCTTTGGTCAGGGAACCTGCAGACCTGTGGGGCCTCACTGTGATCGGTGTGTACTCGCTGAAAGCTGTTTGCGTCGTGGGGTGAAACCAAGGAAACCCAGGAAAACCGGCAAAAGCAACGAGGTGCTTCGTCTTGTTTCCTGGAATGTGAACGGATTACGGGCAGTGTTTAAGAAAGGGTTTATGGAGAGCCTGGTGGAGATGGCCCCGGATGTCCTCGGTTTGCAGGAAATCAAGGCAACGGTTGAGCAGCTACCGACGGAACTGCAGAGTCTTCCAGGGTATCATAGTTTTTTCTACAGTGCTGATCGTAAGGGCTATTCAGGAGTTGTAACCTACACTAAAGAAAAACCCGAGAATGTTATAAGGGGGATTGGTGATAGCCGTTTTGACTCGGAAGGGCGGGTGTTAACTCTTGAATTTTCTAACTACTTTTTTATCAATTGTTATTTCCCAAATTCCAAACATGATTTAAGCAGGTTGGATTTTAAACATGATTTTAATGTGCGTCTTCAGGAGTTTGCAGAGGAGCTGGCTGTCATAAAATCGGTGGTGATTTGTGGGGACTTTAATGTGGCACATAAAGAGATTGATCTTGCCAATCCTCGTCAAAACCGGAAAAATGCAGGATTTACTCCAGAAGAGTGTGCGTGGATGGACGATTTTACTGCTGCCGGGTGGATTGATAGTTTTCGTATGAAAAATAAAGAACCTGATCAGTACTCGTGGTGGAGCTATCGGAGTCGCGCCCGGGAACGAAATATTGGCTGGAGAATTGATTATCACTGTGTGGACAAGAAAAGCAGGAAAAGAATTGTGGATGTAGATATCCTGCAACATATACATGGGTCCGATCACTGTCCAGTTGTACTTGATTTCACCCGCTAATTCAGATAGATTTAATGTTAGTGAAATGACTGGAAGTTTTACAATGGAGGGACAATGGCCACAACGCGCTCGCAGTACACCATACTCCTGGCTGATGATCATGCTCTGATACGTCATGGCATCAGAAATCTCATCAGTAATAACCCCGCCCTGAAAGTTGTCGGTGAGGTTAGCGATGGCGAAGAGTTGCTGGAATTTTTAAAGACTACTCAGCCCGAGCTCTTGATTCTTGATATTTCCATGCCAAAACTCACGGGAATTGAGGCTGTGAGTAGGGTTAAAAAATTATATCCAGACATTAAGATTCTGATGCTGACCATGCATAAGAATAAACAGTACTTTTATCACGCCATGTCTGCAGGGGCCGATGGCTATCTGATGAAAGAAGATTCAGATGAGGAACTGCTCCTTGCTATTAAACGAGTTCAGGACGGAAAATCCTACCTGTCCCCTTTCCTCTCTCAGGACTTTGCCGACGATGTGATATCTGCATATCGCAATAATAAGAGTTCTCCTTTTGAAACTCTCACTAGTAGAGAACGGGAAGTTCTTAATCTGGTCGTTGAAGGGCATACCAGTAAAGTTATGGCAACTATGCTCTGTTTAAGTCCGAGGACAATTGACCATCATCGAGCTAATTTGCTCAGGAAATTTGATATGAAGAATAGCGTCGATCTGGTCAACTTTGCTGTGCGTAACGGTTTTGTGACCCCGGGTGACTGAGCTGGTAGTACTCATTTGCTTTCTCATAAGTACGAAAAAAATGTTTCAGATAATATCGTCAACAATAATCGTTTCTTTGCCGAGGCTTTGGCGTATCTGCTGGCGCTGTCGAAGTTTGACTTGAGCATCATGTGGAAGCTCCGTCAACATGATGATATTTTTATTTACCAGCAAATTGATGAGGTCTTCTAATACTCGCATTCCCCCTACATCTGTTGATGCAAGGAGACGAATCAAGGAGTCGTTTGTTTTTTCATCTATTAGAAACTCGATAATTTCATCATCCACCGCTTCTTTCAGTTCCATTTCTGCTGTGTCGGCTTCACGTCGTATCGCAACGATTTTTCCTTTTTTACCTCTTTCCACATAAAACATCTTAGCACTCCTTTGTACCCGGATAGTCTACCATCAAAGCCGGTGGGTGACTGAAGCTAGATGGATTTCATCCCTTGCATTACCCTCTGCTCATGTTATCCCGAACAGAGTTACTTAGAAGAAAAAATGTATTGTGATATTTTATAGTCGATATATTTGACGCTTCAAACTCTATTATGATACCATATCATATTATTGTTAGGTGAAAAAAAGACAGTCTTGATCTGTTTGTTTTTGACGATATGCTATTGTCATAGGGGTTACCTAATCACACATATATACCGTTTTAGAGATTTTATGGATATAAATGACTGAACAGGAAAAATCGAATAATCCAGAAGAATGGCATATCATAGATGATAGTGACAACCAGGATGATCCCCTTCTTGACTGCCTTGAAATTCTGGCCAAAATATATGACCGTCCTATCTCCAGAACGGTATTGCGTGCTGGATTGCCCCTTGTCCATAATCGGTTGACGGTCGAACTTGTTTCACGGGCCACACGTCGAGCCGGTCTTTCCTCACGACTTCTCAAACGTCCTCTTGATCAGTTTAACACGCATGAATTACCCGCTATAGTGTTGCTGGATAATCGACGTGCCTGTGTAGTAATTAAAGCAGATTCAAGCGATGGCACTCTGGAAGTAATATGGCCGGAAAGTCAGGGGAGCCAGATTGTGTCCTGTGAAGAACTGGCTGACACATATACGGGATATTCAATTTTTGTCAAACCCAAATATCGTATTGACGATCGGGGAGTGAGTCATCCAAGGGATCGATCAAAAAACTGGTTCTGGGGGACTGTGCTGACTTCATGGCGGATTTACAGAGATGTCATTATCGCCTCCTTTCTGATTAATATTTTCGCTCTTGCTACCCCGTTTTTCTTGATCAATGCCTATGATAGAATCATTCCCAATCTCGCTTTTGAAACACTGTGGGTTCTTTCCGCCGGAGTTGCAGCTATTTATTTCTTTGAACTTATCCTGCGAGGATTACGCGCTTATTTTATTGATATGGCAGGAAAAAAATCCAACCTTGTTTTGTCGTCAATTCTGATGGAAAAAGTGTTCGGTCTTCGTCTGGAGGCTCGCCCGAAGTCCATTGGTTCGTTTACCAAGCAACTTCAGCAGTTTGAAAGCATACGGGATTTTATTACATCCTTTTCCATTACCGCCCTGGTAGACCTTCCCTTTGCCTTTCTCGCACTCTTGGCTCTCTGGTATGTTGGTGGACGTCTGGTGTTGGTTAGTGTCGTATGTATTGTACTTATTCTCATTTATGCATTTATTGTCCAGAGCCCTTTGAGAAAGTCCGTTGGGAAAACCCATAATGCAGAGTCCCAAAAAAATGCCATACTCGTAGAGGGCCTGTCAGGCATTGAAACCATAAAAATTTTAGGGGCCGAAAGTAAGATCCAGCGTGCCTGGGAAGATTCTGTGAGTTTTATAGCCACCTGGAGTGCACGTACCCGATTTCTCTCCGCGTCAGTCGGGCATGTCGCCCATTTCCTCCAGAATCTCTCTCTCGTTGCGATTATTATCTTCAGTGTCTATATGATCTCTTGGGGGGAAATGACCGGTGGAGGCCTTTTTGCCTGTATATTTCTCACTCGGCGTGCAACCTCGCCAATGACACAGGTCGTGAGTCTGATGACTCGTTTTCATCAAGCACGAAATTCTCTTCAGACTCTGAATAAAATAATGGAACTTCCGTCTGAGCGTCCTACAGAAAAAGTATTTTTACACCGGACGAGTTTCAACGGTGCCTTAACCCTCGAGAACCTTTCTTTTACCTATCCCGGCGACTCAACGGAAGTGCTGAGAAATATTAATTTGCAGATCAACCCTGGCGAGAAAGTAGGCATTATCGGCCCTATTGGTTCCGGCAAGACAACCCTTGGCAAACTCATTCTTGGACTCTATGAACCAAGCAAAGGAATGGTTGCAATGGATGGTACCGATATCCGACAGATTGATCCAGCAGAACTGCGGAATTTTATCGGCTATGTCTCGCAGGATGTAGTCCTTTTTAAGGGGAGTGTGCGTGATAATATCGTTCTCGGGACCAGCGATATTGATGACTCAACGGTCCTGCGTGCTGCCAAGATAGCTGGTGTGAGCAACTTTGTGGAAAAGAATCCGAAGGGTTATGATATGCCGGTGGAAGAGCAGGGGCGCAATCTTTCCGGCGGGCAAAGGCAAGCCATAGCTATAGCCAGAGCGATTCTTCTTGATCCCCCTGTTTTGCTCATGGATGAACCAACCAGCTCGATGGATAATAGAAGTGAATCAATGATACGGGATAATATGTTGGAGATTTTGCAGAATAAAACGACAATCATTATAACGCATCGCATATCATTATTGGAAATCGTTGACAGAATTGTAGTGATCAGCAATGAAACAATTGTGGCTGATGGAACCAAGCAGCATATTCTGGAGGCTCTGAAAAACGGCCAATTGTTGATATGAAAGAAAATTCTGAGATCTCAAAAAATCTGAAGACTTCTCACGGCAGGACCCCTCGCTCGGTGGAAAAGCAGAAAAAAGGCTTCTTTTTTCAACAACAGAACTCCGATGTTGATTTAATAACCGACATCCGCATGTCGCTCCTGGCTCAGTCTCCACGAGGTGGCAGTATTATCCTCTGGATAATAGTCATCGTGTTTTTTTGTGCTGTGGCCTGGGCATATGTGGCGGAAGTAGAGGAGGTAACCAGAGCAAGCGGAAGAGTTGTGCCTGCAAGGCAACTGCAGATCGTACAGAATCTTGAGGGCGGAATTCTCTCCGAGATTCTGGTGAATGTCGGTGATGTGGTGAAACAAGGTCAGCTCTTACTCCGTATTGACGAAAAGCGTTTTTCCGGACCGTACCGGGAAAGTCGATTTAATTATCTTGCGCTCAAAGCCCAGGTTGCACGATTACAGTCCGAGACATACTCCACACCGTTTGTGCTCCCGGAGGAAGTGATGGCTGAAAATCCTGAGGTAGGTAACCGGGAAAAGGAGTTATTTGAGTCACGAAAAAAGGAACTTGCCCAAACGCTAGGGGTGCTGGAGGAACAAAGTCGGCAACGTGAACAGGAAATCGTTGAACTTGAGGCTAAGATTGCTGAGCTGTCACGGACGCGCTATCTGCTTAAAAAGGAAATTAACATGACCCAACCTTTGGTAAAAGGTGGGGCTGTTTCGGAGGTGGAATTCCTGCGCCTGCAGCGTCAGGACAGTGAGATGCAGGGAGATATCATGGCTTCACAGCTCGCTCTTCCCAGAGCAAAGTCGAGACTTCTGGAGGCGCAGAAAGGAATAACTGAGGCAAAGCTCAGGTTCTCCAATAACGCCAAAAAGGAACTCAATGATGCCTATGCAAAACTTGAGGGACTTTCAGCTACCACCGTTGCCTTGGCCGATCGTCTGGACAGGACGGCTGTAGTCTCACCTGTCAGGGGAATAGTGAATCAAATTTTTATTAATACTGTTGGTGGTGTCATTCAACCGGGTATGAACTTGATTGAAATTGTTCCATTGGAGGATACTCTTCTGGTGGAAGCGAAGATCAAACCCTCGGATATCGCCTTTCTTAGCCCTAACCTGAAGGCCACTGTAAAGTTCACAGCCTATGATTTTACACTGTATGGTGGACTCGAAGCGAAAGTTGAGCATATCAGTGCTGATAGTATCGTCGATAAACAGGGAAACAGCTACTATCTGGTAAATGTCCGCACAACAAAAAATTATCTTGGAACTAAAAATGCCCCCTTACCTATTATTCCCGGAATGGTGGCCTCTGTTGATATTCTGACCGGAAAAAAACGCGTCCTTACCTATTTGATGAGGCCAATTCTTCGTGCTCAGAGCTTAGCTCTACGTGAGAGGTGATTTGTCAACACAGGAAAGACCTGAACTCAGGGTAGGTGGATATATATAACGTAGCCAGCAGTTACTTGATGTCTTCAACTTTGCCGAAATGTACAATAGCAAATTCTACGTAAGAGGTACTTTATGACAATCGTGACCTGCAGTGCAAACGCATCAACGCGAGAACGGTGGAGACAGATATTGCAGGGTGACCATCAGTTATTTGAGGTCTCTACCGTGGCGGAACTGAAAGACGTTGTTAAACATCAAGAGATAGAACTCATACTTCTTCACCGCTCTATGGTTGATATGAATCTTATCTCCAGTATAACGGAATCACGATGTTTTGTCCTCTCTGATATCCCGGATGATAATGAGGCAGTTCTGTTGCTCAAATCCGGTGCTGTGGGGTATGCGAATACGTATGTTTCTCCAGTTCGTCTTAAAGAGGCTGTTAATACAGCCATCAGCGGAAGGGTCTGGGTCGGGCAGAAACTGATGCAGAAAATCATTCGAGGCACCACTCAAGATATTGACCCAAAAAGTACGGAACCCCCTCCTGAACATAAACTTTCAGGCCGTGAATGGGAGGTTGCTTTGTTGGTCGGTCAAGGTATGTCAAATCTTGAAATCGCCGCCGAGTTGAATATCTCTGAGAGCACGGTGAAAGCACATATCGGCTCTATTTTTAAGAAAACAAATACCGAAAGCCGATTACAACTGGCACTGTATGTCAAGACACAAACTACCTAGGCTGCCCGTACCACAAGAGCCGTAGCATTTAATTTCGTAACGGCCTCTCTGGTAACGTATATTCTTTTTAGTCACTGGGAATTCATGGGAATTACTACCTATCTTTTTCACAAATCGAATGGTTTGGAAAAACAGAGATTTAATATGTTTTTCCTGGATATGGGAGAAAATATCCATTTCCATTACCGGGACCTTAGAATTGAGCTTTCTGTTGGCGAATTCAAGGAACTGGCAGAACTCTTCAAACTCTACTCCCAGGATGTCCTCAATGAAATTGAGGCAGGATATAAAGATGGTGTTCTGGCGAATACAAATGAGGCTGGTACGCTCAAGACCTTTTGGGACAAGGAGAAAAAACTTACTTTTCCTGTGAAGTATAATGAACAGCAACTGGCCATTGAAGAGACCAA comes from Desulfocapsa sulfexigens DSM 10523 and encodes:
- a CDS encoding exodeoxyribonuclease III, with protein sequence MNIETYLEVLRKEVANYQVPVVDLIAVQTKDPFKVLVATILSARTKDEVTAEASERLFKQGGTVEDLAKIDVATLEKIIFPVGFYKNKAKYLAALPDKLAADFGSKVPNTMEGLLTLPGVGRKTANLVLAQAFGIPAICVDTHVHRIMNIWGYVETKTPEQTEMALRKKLPEKYWILVNSLLVAFGQGTCRPVGPHCDRCVLAESCLRRGVKPRKPRKTGKSNEVLRLVSWNVNGLRAVFKKGFMESLVEMAPDVLGLQEIKATVEQLPTELQSLPGYHSFFYSADRKGYSGVVTYTKEKPENVIRGIGDSRFDSEGRVLTLEFSNYFFINCYFPNSKHDLSRLDFKHDFNVRLQEFAEELAVIKSVVICGDFNVAHKEIDLANPRQNRKNAGFTPEECAWMDDFTAAGWIDSFRMKNKEPDQYSWWSYRSRARERNIGWRIDYHCVDKKSRKRIVDVDILQHIHGSDHCPVVLDFTR
- a CDS encoding YgiQ family radical SAM protein, with product MKPADPISPLPATKKECDARGWHELDIVLVTGDAYVDHPSFGVALIGRLLESKGYRVAILAQPRYSDNTDFKMFGRPRLFFGITGGNLDSVVANYTGNGKVREKDSYSPDGNPWFDKKREKTSRRRPDRASMLYSNLARSAYKDVPVILGGVEASLRRFIHYDYKQKKLRGSLLSDAKADLLVYGMGEQAVLEIARRLDKGLDLSSIAGTCERLSDQVFQQRQHDEKSRIFLPSWQEIQQNDALFLRAEKTIDAQARSYGDIQLIQRQQSSWIIQQPQPPQLSTPELDKLYELPYTRCEHPAFPNVPAARMIQHSLTAVRGCSGNCSFCAITRHQGPAISSRSKESLLREAKAVSNMKNFAGTITDIGGPTANLYGVSCRIGSCKKHDCLYPKVCKNLEVNEKAFLAVLREVAALPEIRNVFISSGLRLELLCLTPKLFKEIIRTHTPGILKIAPEHTEQEVLDIMHKESSEQLVRFLELGRTLSRELNKEAHFSPYIISAHPGCKESHTANMAKTLQKLGLELRQFQDFTPTPGTLATAMYVTGLHRDTEKPIFVARGQSERMKQRRILEQHLLPKNSSPKNSGHKKQRPHKHSVKRRK
- a CDS encoding diacylglycerol kinase, with translation MEKHTSSVFQRRVVNSFGFSLQGLQATFREEEAFRVEIILAAMLIPLGLFLGDSGTERALLIGSVFLVLIVEVMNSAIESVVDRFGGEQHDLSGRAKDQGSAAVFLSLMLVVLVWALLLLF
- a CDS encoding AzlD domain-containing protein, translating into MSFPDYLFLFAGMGLVTYLPRWLPLFFLARRDLPKWLVEWLSLIPVAILCSLLAPILFTDQASRSLEIGKPEFLVAIPTLLFAVKTKSLGGTVLIGMGLYWISGFLLS
- the efp gene encoding elongation factor P, with translation MFAASDLRKGLKIQIDGQPYIITNFEFSKPGKGQALYRCKMRNMITGNQFTQTYRSNEKFEKPALEERNMEYLYNQGDEFHFMDTENYEQTFITREQLGENVNFLQDNMKLDVLFFDNKPIGVTLPIFVNLMVTVAEPWAKGDTSGNDTKPVTVETGYSLQVPPFVVEGDKIQIDTRTGAYVTRVKE
- a CDS encoding selenobacteriocin, whose product is MNTKELKKILAGIGVVGLLAGGGIAVPGSAGASGUGGTKPSAVGTEEKPAPGSGUGGTKDGAVSVEEHVENAGEAAEAVEGAVEEVTPEPAGSG
- a CDS encoding amino acid--tRNA ligase-related protein, whose protein sequence is MLDQQRLQLRAAFFQAIRIFFQDLGFLEVDTPVRQPLVIPEQNIAHVPSGTHFLQSSPELYMKRLLASGCERIFQICRCFRYGEHGRLHLEEFVMLEWYRLDADYNDLMLDCEQLFQFLGTEVAGCHFPVSLAGQWDRITVEQAFQNYCPVSVNQALQEDRFDLLLVEHIEPHLGGNIPTFLYDYPLELASLARPKASQPEVAERFELYMSGIELANGFSELTDSVQQRSRFEEEFNKMGLRDRAQRKMPEFFLRDLEKIDRAAGIAMGLDRLFMLLAGQDSLATAVTFSPDELDM
- a CDS encoding AzlC family ABC transporter permease yields the protein MTEHTHVTTKNESWFWDGATASWPICFGYIPIGLALGVLATQAAIPFWAVAMMSILVFAGSAQFICVAMLAAGASTWSIIFTTFVVNLRHFLMSSAVAVHLNGIRRLFLSAFAYGITDESFAVNMTHFRTGNWDHKRAITVNQLANTTWIISTVCGAVLGQFIPRGAFGTDYALTAMFLALLLFQLHNIVYVLTGIAALGISVAWYLLIPGDSYIIGGSITAATFGYFFKQYREKHT
- a CDS encoding response regulator; the protein is MATTRSQYTILLADDHALIRHGIRNLISNNPALKVVGEVSDGEELLEFLKTTQPELLILDISMPKLTGIEAVSRVKKLYPDIKILMLTMHKNKQYFYHAMSAGADGYLMKEDSDEELLLAIKRVQDGKSYLSPFLSQDFADDVISAYRNNKSSPFETLTSREREVLNLVVEGHTSKVMATMLCLSPRTIDHHRANLLRKFDMKNSVDLVNFAVRNGFVTPGD